In Solanum pennellii chromosome 3, SPENNV200, a single window of DNA contains:
- the LOC107012695 gene encoding gibberellin-regulated protein 10-like yields the protein MPMALRVLLLLVLFFLTVKAQDSIIDLKEVEEDRQQHVGLSQALRVFTRGANRRLVQDIVLKVAKYLNNGDIALAPAPAPPPSPLDCGGLCKYRCSLHSRPNVCFRACGTCCVRCKCVPPGTFGNREKCGKCYTEMTTHGNKTKCP from the exons ATGCCGATGGCGCTTCGTGTACTGCttcttttagttttatttttccttaCTGTTAAGGCACAG GATTCTATTATTGATCTCAAGGAAGTTGAAGAAGACAGACAACAACATGTTGGTCTCAGCCAGGCACTTCGT GTTTTCACCAGAGGAGCCAATAGAAGGCTAGTTCAAGACATAG TTTTAAAGGTTGCGAAATACTTGAACAATGGGGATATTGCTCTAGCTCCAGCACCAGCTCCACCTCCAAGTCCATTGGATTGTGGAGGATTGTGCAAATACAGATGCAGTTTACACTCGAGGCCCAATGTGTGTTTTAGGGCATGTGGAACATGTTGTGTTAGGTGCAAATGTGTGCCACCAGGGACCTTTGGGAACAGAGAGAAGTGTGGCAAATGTTACACTGAAATGACTACCCATGGCAACAAGACCAAGTGCCCTTAA